The stretch of DNA TTAAGTGGCGGTTGCACCGTAACTCTGTTCTGATGTTCCTTTTATTGACTAAAAATCAGTCTTTTGAACATGTCCCTCACCATGAGCTTCCATAGTGATGGACAGTGGGGTGGGCAGTTCCATTACTGTTGGAACAAACAGATTTCTCTCCCTTGTTCTTGGAACTGGTGACTAAATTAGCATCTTTTACGTGTTGTTCCTGATTGTCAGATAACTATCTTCCATTTGCTTATTTCATGTCCAATGGGTTGGAGAAAACGTTATTTGAAGCAGGATTTTACAGGTGAATGCTCTTCCCCTTGCCAACCAATACCtgcttttcaagtaagggatatATCGTTCCAGACGTTTTCAAAAGTATGGACTGACCAGCCACTCATAAGGGATGTCAACACTTCCAGTCTTTCATGATGAATGAAgaatacatttatgcacacacacagagttcaggGGTCTCAcatgaatattaataatgttcAGTAAAAGGGAGCTAAAATTCTGCCCTCAAGCTCTATGTCTAAGAAGAAAAGTTACAAAGTGAAGCAAGAAGAGGTCAACTTACGTGATCCAATCAGAACTCTCTAAAGATTTCTCCACCATTTTACATCGATGATATGAGCTGATCAAGTCCTGAAGAACATTTAACAATCACTTTTCATGTGTCTaactacatacttatatacatacatagctagcTTCTTATTTCTCTACCTCTTCTCTCATTCAACCTTTAAATCTCTTCCACCATGATGTGAATTACCATCTGCCAATCTTCTTCTGACAAAGGAAGCCGTTATTACGGTAATGTTTCTATGCAGCAATCAACTGGTTGCATGTCCATGACTTTTTGCACATTCCATCTACTAATTCTGAACTTTACAACTACTACATAATTCCAaactcccagaaacagctgttgagttTAAAAAAACTATGCATTCTTCCCTTAGTCTTCCCTATTCTTTATActctatgtaaaatatatatacatatatagatagatacaaagactAGGTATTTTCAGATAAAAACACTTATGTACAAGcacattcacatttatatgcattgataaacatatatatatctgtgtgtgtgtgtgtgtgtgtatttaaatatatatcaagcCTAATTGTATTTATCTGCTTCACTATCACTGTATAGGCTCACCTGGATTTCTCATAAAGCCACTCTTTACTCTATGGACCTTGTCTTCAATAAAGACTATGGAGTTTAGGTTCTGATCATTTGAGCACCACTACAGGCTTCCTACATTGAGCATCCCTACGTCTCACATACTGACTACCTCgctgtatcgaccagactatgTGGTGTTGtcatacaccactggtcacaatgtgcttctcCACATTCTTGTAGCATTCAAATGATGCCAACCCTATGATGATAGGCCAACATTCCCCCCTTGATTAGAATGCCAGTCTATTGCAAAGTTACTCAATTCTGCCGAGTGAactgagcaacatgaaatgaagtgttttggctGCTGGTTTGGCTATCAAAACTACATACTGTGTGTAGGGGATGCTCGAAATCTCCAGATGCGGAATGCATGACACAACACAGATTAGTCGTTAGTAACTTCAGAATGAAGCAGACACTGAAACGAAAAACACggagaaggaaactaaaagattCTGCAATTTGGAAGATATTCAGAGAAATTCTGACACATATGACTGTAGGGAGCAAGATTTAGGTAGCTGTAACATAGATAACAACTGGATatcttttaaatatgaaatgtgGCTGGAGCAAGGTCCTGGTGGTGGACTGATGTAGTTGATAGGGTGATAAAGACAGGCTTGGAAACCCTAGTAGTAAAGAGGTAGAAGGAAGCATTACCGCATGGCTAGAAGGACAGGAATATTTGGCTTATGGATGAAACAGAAACGAAAAGATTTGCACATGTCCTCCAACATGAGGATCAGAAGTATGAAGTGTTCAGGATTGTGAGACAGTGTGTGTGAAGGGTTTATTTATAATGACTCACTCTCAAAATATGGAAGACAAGAAAGTGCTTTCATGAGTGGCTATTGAACATAATGAATACATGGGATAAAGAGGGGCTACTTCATGCTGACCCTACAAAGGGACCAGCATCATGGCAAAGCTATCAAGGGCATGAAGAGAGGGAAAGCTGCAGGTCCATAAGGGATAGTTGCAGAGATGCTTAATATAACCAGTTGAGCAGGATACATGATTACCACCTGGATGGTTAATCAAGTCATAGCAAATGACTGACATAATATCATTAGAAattgctacaaaggcaaaggagGTGCTTTCGAGAGAGGAAATTACAAAGGAATCAAACTACTGGATCAGGATTTGAAGGTCAGAGAGAGAGTTCTAGATTTGGGACAAGGGAGACTTAGAGGAGATGCAATTTTCCTAGGTATTGCAAGAGAAATACTTGGCTAAATTCCAAGCAATTTATTGACTTGGAGAAAGTGTTTGACAGGGTACCACATACAGGAATCTGGTGGTCACAAAGGAAACTAGACATTGACAAATTTAGTGTAAGGGTTAGGGTCCATCAAGGCTCAGTTCTTAGTCCCTTCCAATTCCTACAGGACATCACAGTGGGGTTTAAGACTGGTTGCCCATGGGAACTCCAATATGTTGATGACCAAGTTCTCATAGCAGAATCTTTAAAAGAAATTCTATACATGGAAGCTAAATCGAGAAGCCTTAAGGTAAACCTAGCAAAGACAAAGATTTTAGTGAGTAAGGAAAGAAAACAGGACCCTGATATACAGAAATGGAGTAAGTCTAAACCCCATATGCTGTACCAAGGTCAGCTATAGACATGCAAGAGACATAATGAAATAACAGGCAAACTAGCAGAGAATATGAGCTTCAATGTGTGATAGATGCACTGCAACAGTACATACTAGAAATACAGCAGAAAACGATTCTTGTGAATACTTGGACGATGCCTCACTAGAagcagttgatagcttttgttatcttAGGAGATGTCATTAGTAAAAGAGGTGACTGCTCCAAAAGTATGTTAATTATCAAAGTATGGATTGGAAAAAGTTCAAGGAATTACAACTGCAACAAAAGTCTCTCCTCTCAGAATGAAGGGCAGATTGCACgatgcttgtgttagaactgtAATGCTGCAGGGTAGTGAGATGTGGACCTTGAATGCAGAGGAATTTAGGGGTCTGGAAAGGAATGAAGCAAGCATACTCCATTAGGTGTGCAATGTGAGTGAGCATGAATGACAACATCAGACATAAACTTCGtcagaaatgaaaacaacaaaaatatcaattacAGAAGGAATTACCTTTTTGCCATAATTATCGTTTACTGGAGAGACAATCCCACCAATCACATTGTACCGACCATTTCTTTGCAAATTATCACGAGCAAGTTctgtaaagaaaataaacttaCAGCTGCAGGAATGGTTGTGTAGTTTCAAAAGTTGTGTGGTTTGGCTGGTAAGGCCTGGGATTGCACCAGGTGCCATTCTTGtgctttctacggctggatggccttcctaacaccaaccactttacagaacgtactaggtgcttttttttatgtggcaccatataTAAAGAGCAAAGACCCACTTCAGTCACGAAGGACCATTGGATTGCACATAGAAGTTCCCCTCCAAGACAAGTCTGAGCAATGTTGTTTGTGGaaaaattttaagaattaaaaaaaaaaaagtgtttgtaGAAATAATGGTTCTTCTGTACTAAGAAGAGAGTGTACTTTTCAGAGATTAAGTCTCTAAAAAGCAACACAGTTGATTCCATCTTTAAAATTTCAGCAAAGTGGAAGCACACCATCAAAGAAGGAGAATAGTTTATCTCCAACCTAAAAATGTTATGGTGAGATTTTGATTGCATTTCTGGTTAAATTCCGACAAGGTCTTGTACCAAAACATCATTTggtgattattttttttagagAAATTGAGGACAGTACACCAGATagctttctaatattttatttggaaaataaaatgtgGTTCATTTGTGCAGGTGTCGATGCCCCTGCACAGATGTGCAAAACATACGTCTTTCAATAAATCTATCTTTCTTCAAAAGCATTCCATGACTTTTTAACATTTTGGCATTTAATATGGTTATATCTGGCATTTTTcaatgtaacggtaaataaatatttccttaaaacttcatgcattgtccATCTTTCACATCCTACAACATGCCGTTATAACAAATTTTTATCGTTACAACTGCTGACTCCGACATTTCATATTATTGCGTACCCAATCAATCATACCCGTTACAATTGATAACTACACTAATTAAAACCtaaccgttacacacacacacacgcgatgaTCTTTCAGAGAAAGTCTATTGAAACTGAAAGTATTTATTCCgtaatttccataaaatattttttgtttctttaatttttgcttCCAGTGAATCAGTTACGTTTATGTACTTTTCGTGTATGCATTCtacccacacacaaataaacatacaaacacacacatgcatacatacaagaaaaatacaaaaacataagcGATTCAGCTGaaagtaaaattaaagaaaaaattttggtactacttaaatacagaggtccctaaAAAGTAACCCTACCCctacctctgtatttaagtagtgccaaAATTTTTTCACGGAATTTGTCGAACAAATACTTTCAATTTTGATAGACTTCCTCCGAAAGCTcacctgtatatatgtctgtacatgtacacacacacacacatgtgtatatatatatatatacacacacacatacatacagagggatacacatatacacattccccctctatgttggccccttgtgggcaataaaaaaaatcacacatacatcCAGAGGGAGAGTATAGAAGGAATAAGTTATCCTGGCAGATACCGTACTATCTCACAAATTGGTATAGATACCGGCTATCCACAACAGCGAAAAAACGGGTGGTCCAGTCGTCTTGAAGTAATGGAGGGTGGAATGCGCGGGCTTCGCTGGTTTGAAAGTAATGTCCACCAGCTCCGGAAAAGACGctaagagagaatgaaaagcgtCCCCAGCAGTGGCAATAAAAAATGCTGAGCTAAGAGGGGAATTGGTAGAGCTCCTTGCCGGCGTGGAAAGGGATGTCGAGTCGTCGACAAGCCTCCGACGTCGGACATCTACCAACAACTGGAAGTGATTTAAGAAATCCACACCTAAAATAGGATACGGAATGTCAGCTATGACAAAAACCCATTGAAAGTCTCTACAAAGACCGATGTCTAGGCATAGAGAAAGCTGACCAAAAGTAGGAATCGGGGACGAGTCAACAGCATGCAAAACAATCGCCGAGTGGCGAGGTTTGTCTACAGTAAGGCGAAGTGGCCAAATGCTACAACAGGAGCCAGTGTCAACCATGAAGAATTCCTTTGACACCTGGTCCTGAATGAATATTGCACGATTGAAAGTTGGTTGAGTGGAGGAAAGTGATGTGCTCATTTTCCCCTTTACGCGTTTCCCGGTTGTTTGAAAGAACAAGGCTGAATACATCTTCGCGCCTTGTGTGAGAAGGTCTCATGGTACCAGCACATACCATTTTTAGGTCTGTTGGTTCCCCGATTTCGAGAAGTACTGCGAGAACGTGAGCTGCTCCGAGACTTCGAGCGGCAGAGGTTGTCTGCGCGACGTGTGAGATTATCGATCCTGCGAAGCATGTCATCGTTGGACACAAAAGACGACTGCCGTGGAGCATCTGTGGAGGACTCAGTACACTGCCAAACAGCGCGAGAAGGGTTTCCCGAGTATTCGAGGACTATCGGCCATTGTGGCCACTTGGTCCACAGTGTTTGACTCAAATGCCGTCGCTAGAATGGTTTGAACGTGCAACGGCAGacgagaaaaaaatatcttgcgGAGAAGTGGGGCATCTGTTGATTCTCCGCTCAGATCTCGTAAAAGTGTTAGAAATTCCGTGGGAGTCCTGTCCCCGAGCTGTTCGTCTGCCATCAGCTCATTGAATCGGCTGGTGGCAGACCTGGTGGTCCTGTGTAGGATCTTGTTTTTCACCTCGTCATATGTGGCGTCGTCTTTTGGAGATGTGAGTAAGTCTTTAGACACTTTTGTAAGCGATGGAGGCAGATTGCAATAAAGCAACTTTAACCTCTTGGATGGCGAGATGTCATAGGTTTGAAAATAGGCCTCCAATTGTGCGAAATAGATATCGGTATCACCAATGAATGTGGGTAAACCATGCGACATTTTTGTTGGGATGACTCCGTCGAGGTAGGAAAAAGgaatggaaagaaacaatgaaaaacgAAGTCGTATGAAATATACGAGAGgccaaaaagaaaagacacaataTTTCCCGTGTTTTGTAAGTTACAGTgtgcacaagagagagagaaaaaaaaatttgtcaaaattttgttttgtttttttctcgtgAGGGGTGTTGCTTTGTActgtctgtagaaaaaaaaaatattgttgaccaACCTTACGTCGTTGCTGCAaggcaaaaaattttttttaatgtatgtgcgtgtgtgtagtatttttttcttttttttttgtaagacaaTAGATGGAAGCAAcgtagtttgtttttctttcaagccACGTGGAGTCAGACGAAAAGAGAAGTCACTGTTCGCTCATTTGTTCTTTCCTCAGCCTCTGTTGGTGTTGAAAGAAACACGCGGGTGAGAGTTATAGGCGGCGGCTCGTGTCATAGTAGTTGCTGGTTCAGTTTCCAGGCTGTATGGTATTTTTCTCCGGGGTAATTAAAACTGTTGTATTTGTTCCATTTCCTCGTCTCTCGTGTTTTTTTTGTAGAaatcacgtcgggggtcaccagttataagaattggatgagatataaCGGCTCGGccgtctctccccagttcttatattaatcattaaatccagaaatacaacaacatgagggataacggtaacaacagatcaatagcttattctaggttggtgtagagccgtttcgttcctgggtgaataggcatgccgctagaataccaaaggaagcttcgaccacatgtcggggtTGAGTTGGGACAGCCTGAAAGAACGTCCTGTCGCCATGGATGCTGGATGGATAAGAGAGCGAACGCTATTGCTTTTTCGCCACTTGTTGCATTGCAcatgcgtgctcgggtacttccgctgacggcaaatccattgcacatgcgcaatggcacttcccaagatggcggccacacgcACCACTacaagttgatctcagtggattTGAACTTTGGGCGCAGAGAATCGGAACATACGTTCCGATGTCCACAGGACATCTTTGGATTATTTCGTATTAcaacaataaagacaaatataaaatatattctcgtAAGCAGAATAGATACAGAAACAACATACGTTTCGCCCGTTAAATTCCGGTTTTTCATTATactcttatttttttctaattttactttcgttttaaataattgtaaataatatataaaataacaaagcaTTTTCTTACNNNNNNNNNNNNNNNNNNNNNNNNNNNNNNNNNNNNNNNNNNNNNNNNNNNNNNNNNNNNNNNNNNNNNNNNNNNNNNNNNNNNNNNNNNNNNNNNNNNNNNNNNNNNNNNNNNNNNNNNNNNNNNNNNNNNNNNNNNNNNNNNNNNNNNNNNNNNNNNNNNNNNNNNNNNNNNNNNNNNNNNNNNNNNNNNNNNNNNNNNNNNNNNNNNNNNNNNNNNNNNNNNNNNNNNNNNNNNNNNNNNNNNNNNNNNNNNNNNNNNNNNNNNNNNNNNNNNNNNNNNNNNNNNNNNNNNNNNNNNNNNNNNNNNNNNNNNNNNNNNNNNNNNNNNNNNNNNNNNNNNNNNNNNNNNNNNNNNNNNNNNNNNNNNNNNNNNNNNNNNNNNNNNNNNNNNNNNNNNNNNNNNNNNNNNNNNNNNNNNNNNNNNNNNNNNNNNNNNNNNNNNNNNNNNNNNNNNNNNNNNNNNNNNNNNNNNNNNNNNNNNNNNNNNNNNNNNNNNNNNNNNNNNNNNNNNNNNNNNNNNNNNNNNNNNNNNNNNNNNNNNNNNNNNNNNNNNNNNNNNNNNNNNNNNNNNNNNNNNNNNNNNNNNNNNNNNNNNNNNNNNNNNNNNNNNNNNNNNNNNNNNNNNNNNNNNNNNNNNNNNNNNNNNNNNNNNNNNNNNNNNNNNNNNNNNNNNNNNNNNNNNNNNNNNNNNNNNNNNNNNNNNNNNNNNNNNNNNNNNNNNNNNNNNNNNNNNNNNNNNNNNNNNNNNNNNNNNNNNNNNNNNNNNNNNNNNNNNNNNNNNNNNNNNNNNNNNNNNNNNNNNNNNNNNNNNNNNNNNNNNNNNNNNNNNNNNNNNNNNNNNNNNNNNNNNNNNNNNNNNNNNNNNNNNNNNNNNNNNNNNNNNNNNNNNNNNNNNNNNNNNNatatatatatatatatatatatatatatatatatatatatatacacatatatatgttatgagcgaaagtggtgtcaattagacagTGAGTAAGTGCTGTGCATAGACCATAGATATCCAGGAAGATGCGGGATAAAGTGGTGCAGACTTACCTCAAGATGTTGAGCTTTAGGGAGGAAAAAACAAAGGACCGAGATAAatggcgatttgctgtgcttcaACAAAAATGGGTTCCTAAAAGCATATTAAGCCTATGCGCCCCACCCGCAACCTCATCTATCCCTGTCGAGCTTTCCCTGCATCTCACGTTCTGAGTAAATAAAGTTGGACTTGCAACCAAAAGGTCAGCGGTCCACATTCGGTTACTtaaaatgcattatatttatGGTCGAAACAACACCTAGCTCACAAATGCCGCAGTCCCCCTAATGGTAAATAAGCATCAGAACGAATAACTCGCCGTTGTAATCAGGTAACAAAAGGTGGAAGAGTTCATTCGGGGGCTACATGACCTAATCTCATAGGAGCAGGTACGAATAGGTGATGGTACAGTGACATTCATGCCCTTTCCAAGAGCATTAGAGGTGTAAACTATGATTAAGTGAACAGAGAAGCAACGGTACGATTCCTACTCACCAaggtcgttattattattttttttttttaataaactgtaGGGGACAAGTTGGGGCCCCTATAGAATCAGAAATTATTAATGAACGAAAAACCCTAACTTCTTCAGATGAGTATGTTTGAAACAACGATGGTAACACTACTGagatttgggggaggggtgagCATTCTTTTGCCTGCTTCCCCTGTTTTTCTCTaagttttcagtttttgttttctttctccgaAAATTTTCCCAGAATTATGTTTTAAAGAATTACGTCTATTTCTGAAAAGAATTTGTCTCAAATGCTTAAAACATAACCtgaaaaagatattgaaataaaaatgaaaacaagaaagttaTGGGAAAACGAagtacataccatacacacacacacacattatatatatatatatatatgaaacgtctagatagaatagagacagctgatgaagggatattccaagtggctttccgttttcctatgtgttcgttccgttgtctgtagtttattgttctaacgtcctgtaccctgatatgcatgtatatacacacatgtagatgtaagtatgtacatatatgtgtgtatacatgtatatatattctttgtattatatatatatatatatatatattagcgtgtgtgtttgtagaattGTAATCTACGACGCTTGAAGTATATACTTCCGAAGAAATTAGGAGTTTTGACTCAATAGTTAATTTCCAATTCAATTCTTTTGACAGGGCAAAAAGTTCTGAAGGTGGAAGCAAGACCTAGAGTCGAAAAACCTAAAGGTTTTAGCAGGAAAAAGAATGAGAATAATATCCTCCCTGGACATGTGTAGATGAAATGACTAAAGGGAATACATGTACCAAGAGAGAAGCAAGGTGGGCAGCAGATGGAAACCCATTAATACTCGGCCCTACAAGGATCTGTAAAGTTAAGGGTACAGCTCATTTCCTTACAATGAACCAATAATTAAACTGAAGGACGCTGTTGTTAATGTTAATGGCCAACAAGCTGACAATATCTGTTTAAATAATGAATGGACTTACATAGTCTTTATATGGCGCTTCGCATTTACAGTGCTTGAATAGATCTGCCGAACGGCCGTGTTCATATTAGCTCCAAACTTTGGGACTTTAGCCATTGCAGAGCTGTCACTAACAATATACTTGTTTATTCGTACTTTCGTAttcaaacaagttttttttttctttttttttttggttttcttttaaactatattttaaagcagatttttgtaattaaatttgctttaaaatgCATTTGTGAAaagaataaactttaaaaattttcgTTTGTAATATTCAGCTTAAAATGTAGTAaactatttacttttaatctcttTACCCGTTACAATCTTGTTAGTGTCAGTAATATTCCACTACGTTTTTTATTACAAATTAACTCAAACCATATCAATTAATCAGTATTTTCGACCATGAATGAAACTGTTGGGTTACGTTAAAGTAACTTGACTCGATATAATTATGTAGCGGGTTAGGGATACGAAACTATTTTTGCTCCGATCCAAAGCTATCGGTTACCGTGACAATTATGGCGGACATCAGTTCTTCTTTGAAGTCAGCGACGTCGATTGATACAAGCCTGGAAAACAAGATAACTACATTATTGAATCGATTAAATTTCACTTACGACGAGAGTATACCGAACCcagataataatttatttaaaagattTCCAGAAATTATAGGAATACTTCAACAATTAAAGCAGTATTTATCAGAGAAGTCTAATTATAGTTCGTTATTCCCGGACGACATGAAAACTATTTATCGATTGTTAGACTGTTTGACTCAGGTAAATAGTTTAACGTTACATTCAGACATCAATCGACTTATAATTGAGTGTATTTTAAATACGTATGACTTTGGTCATTTCCTACCTACAGGAATACGAACCAATCCGTGGGTCATCTCAAAACTTCGAAACTGTTTCATGTATGTCGATGCCgaaggaaaatatattcatgATCAACTTGGCTTGCATACCGAATTAATATGTGACAAGGCCATATCAGTGTTAAGACAGTATATTATGGACCTTAAGATAAGCACTGATACTGTTAATGGTACACCTCTCCCCAGTGGCATCGTCATGTCTTCAGACAGTCTTTCTGATGTTTGTTCAG from Octopus bimaculoides isolate UCB-OBI-ISO-001 chromosome 14, ASM119413v2, whole genome shotgun sequence encodes:
- the LOC106875535 gene encoding uncharacterized protein LOC106875535 produces the protein MSHGLPTFIGDTDIYFAQLEAYFQTYDISPSKRLKLLYCNLPPSLTKVSKDLLTSPKDDATYDEVKNKILHRTTRSATSRFNELMADEQLGDRTPTEFLTLLRDLSGESTDAPLLRKIFFSRLPLHVQTILATAFESNTVDQVATMADSPRILGKPFSRCLAVY